DNA from Paraburkholderia sp. PGU19:
CTGCTGCAAAGAATGCGGCACAGATTCGCTTCATGACGTACTCCCAATTTGCAACACGTGCAACGGCCTCCATCAGGAGAACGGATGGCTTTTGCAGTGAGGTGGCTTGCAAGAAAGGATGCGGTCCGGCGCGATCAAATCCGCGAGCCGTGCAGACCGGCACGTTCCGCGCCGGTTTTGTCAGTCGGGGGACGTGCTCCTGAAAAATAGTGCTCTGGGCACGAAGCCCGAAGACCAAACAGAGCAGAAGTGTACGATTGCGTACGTTGGCATTTTCACGGCACCGTCACATTGGTGGCCTATGCCGCACCTGGCCATGCGGGTCAACGAACGGCCAATCCACCTTTGGATGCCGCCGTTGAGATCGACTGGACTGACGGGCCGAAGTGGTCGGCAAGGAGCATTCGACTTTCTCGACAGCGGCCATTCGCGGCCGAGGAATTTGACCGATCTCGCATGGCTGCAACATGGTCGAAAAGCACTGGTAGATCATCGGGCAGGTTTCCGAGCGAAGCCGATAACGGATAGGCATCGGCGTGCGATGGGTTCAGTTATCACGCTAGCCGCCTTCGAGGTACAGAAAATGGCAACACTGGAATTCTGGCTGGCCAACACGCACGTTCGGGCGTCGGGTGACGGTGACCATCTGTTTGATGCCATCGATGTGGATCGATTCCTTCAATTCGCTGATCCGGTCATCTGTCGCGCGACGTGGATTGCGCTCATAGAGATCACCACACCGGTCACCCTGAGCCGAATTGCCGAAACCAGCGTGTGACCGGGATTACCAGGAACCCGAGCCTTCGCATCGAGCCGCTGCGCGGCCGCGCGCCGCGTTCTTTTGCAACTCCCCGACCGCGTTCTCCTGTGTCATTCCTGCGGGGAATCAAGGGGAGATGGAGGGGCAAACAATTTCAAATGAAAGGAATTCGAATTATCCGGAAACCCATGTCACCACTGGGCGGAAGGCAGCCGGAGTCGAACCGACCAGAGAGTGGCTGACACCCCCTACTGGGTTTGAAGCCCAGCCGCACCACCAGATACGAATGCCTTCCGTCGACGCCTCACTTCACCCACAAACTTCCCGCGACCGATTATAGCCAGCGCTAAACAACACCAGCATCCGCGGGGCGCGCAATCGCGCGACTCCACATCACGCACCCGATTCGCACGCAAGCGCCTCACGCAAATGCGAATCCGGCCTCAGCCAGTGCACCTCGCGTTGAAAGCGCGTATAGCCGATGCGATCGAAGAACTCCAGAATCTGGATCGCGCGCTTGCGCCCCAGGCCTGTCGCGTCGCGAAACCCCGATGCGCCCAGCGCGCCGCCATGCCCATTCGCAATCCCAGCGACGAGCCGCGCAAGCTCATGCACCACGTCGCGGTGATAGAACAGATCGCGGACAACCTGATGCACGTCGCCTTGCCGCGCCAGCTTGCGCAATACCTGACGCACGGCCTCTTCGTGCTGCCCCGTCGTCTTCGCGAGATCGCGCACCCACGGCGGATCGAAGCGGCCTTCCCGCAGCAGCGGCAGCAATGCATTGGCGAGCGCCTGCTCGTTCGCATCGAGCGTAACCGAATGCTCCGGCGCATGCAGCCACGGCCCGCTTCTCGCGACGACACCTTCCGCCACGAGCGAATCGACCAGCGTGCGCCACATTGCGTCTGGCACCAGCGGCGCCGCGATGCGCCGCAAGCGCGCGGCATCCGGTCCCAGTTCGTCAGGCGAGCGCGCGTGATATTGATCGAGCGCCGCAATCACGTTCGCTCGCAGACGCGCCCAGTGCGTGCGTAACACGACGACGGCATCCCCCGCGTCCTTGCCATGCAGCGCAATCTCGTCGGCATCGGCAGGCAGCGGCAATGCGTCCGCGGGCAGTCCCGTCAGTTGTGTCAGCATCGAACGCGTTACGCCGCGCGGCGCCTCGTCGAGCAGCGGACCGATACGGCCGTCGTCGAGCCATGCCTGCAATGCGTCGAGCCACGCGCGCCGCTCCGCCGTCCTGCGCTTGCGCGGCGGCCCGAACGGATCGAGCACGCGCCCGCCGCCGACCGTGCGCGTCGCCTGCGCATTGCGCACGATGAAGCGGTCGCCCGGCAACGCGCAGACAGGCGCATCGAACACCAGCTGCACACGCGCGCTGTAACCGGCCGCGAGCGTATCGCCTTCGAGCAACGCGACATGCGCGACACGATGCAGCGTGCCGACATGCACATGCAGCGGCGCCCAGTGTTGCAGCGTGATATCCGCGTCAGCGAGTAGCGTCAGCTCGACGTCGAACCGCTCGCCGGGTTTCGCGAGCCGCGCGTCGACGATCCAGTCGCCGCGCGCAATCGCGTCTTTATCGATACCGGCGAGATTGAGCGCGCAGCGCTGTCCCGCACGCCCTACATCGGCCGCACGGTTTTGCGCGTGGATGCTGCGCACGCGCACGGCTCGATGCGCCGGTTCGAGCATCAGCGTGTCGCCCGTCGCGACGCGTCCGGCGAACACCGTGCCCGTCACGATCGTGCCCTGCCCTGCAAGCGTGAACACGCGGTCGACGGCGAGACGGAACAGCCCATCGTCGCGCCGCGCGCGCCACGCGACGGCCGCGTCGCGCAGATGATGCGACAGCGCGCGCACGCCGGCATCGTCGGATGAAGTCGCGTTCGTGTCGAAGACGGGCGCGTCGGCGAACGGCGTCGCAGCAAGCCACGCGCGAATCTCTTCGTGCACCTGCGCGATGCGCGCGTCATCCACGCGATCGGTTTTTGTCAATGCGATCGCGCCGCGCGTAATGCCGAGCAGTTGCAGGATCGCGAGATGCTCGCGCGTCTGCGGCATGATGCCGTCGTCGGCGGCGATCACGAGCAGCGCGTAATCGATGCCGCACGCGCCCGCCGCCATCGTATGCACGAGCTTTTCGTGGCCCGGCACGTCGATCATGCCGAGCACGTCGCCGTTATCGAGCGGCGTGTACGCGTAGCCGAGTTCAATCGAGATGCCGCGCGCCTTCTCTTCCTTCAGGCGGTCGGTGTCGACGCCCGTCAGCGCGCGTACCAGTGTCGTCTTGCCGTGATCGATATGGCCCGCCGTGCCGACGATCATATCCACAGCTCCGCGCATTGCGCGACGAATACGGCTTCGTCGGCGGCTTCGAGGCAGCGCAGATCGAGGCACAGCGCGTCATCGGCAATGCGTCCGAGCACCGGGCGCGGCAACGCACGCAGCGCTTCTTCGAGCTTCATCAGCGCGCGGCCGCCGCGCTTGCCCGCGGCATTGCGCATCGCAAGACCGAAGCTCGGCAACTGATCGACAGGCAATGCGCCGCTGCCTATCTGGCTCATCATCGGCTCGGCTGTCACGCTGTACG
Protein-coding regions in this window:
- the selB gene encoding selenocysteine-specific translation elongation factor, producing MIVGTAGHIDHGKTTLVRALTGVDTDRLKEEKARGISIELGYAYTPLDNGDVLGMIDVPGHEKLVHTMAAGACGIDYALLVIAADDGIMPQTREHLAILQLLGITRGAIALTKTDRVDDARIAQVHEEIRAWLAATPFADAPVFDTNATSSDDAGVRALSHHLRDAAVAWRARRDDGLFRLAVDRVFTLAGQGTIVTGTVFAGRVATGDTLMLEPAHRAVRVRSIHAQNRAADVGRAGQRCALNLAGIDKDAIARGDWIVDARLAKPGERFDVELTLLADADITLQHWAPLHVHVGTLHRVAHVALLEGDTLAAGYSARVQLVFDAPVCALPGDRFIVRNAQATRTVGGGRVLDPFGPPRKRRTAERRAWLDALQAWLDDGRIGPLLDEAPRGVTRSMLTQLTGLPADALPLPADADEIALHGKDAGDAVVVLRTHWARLRANVIAALDQYHARSPDELGPDAARLRRIAAPLVPDAMWRTLVDSLVAEGVVARSGPWLHAPEHSVTLDANEQALANALLPLLREGRFDPPWVRDLAKTTGQHEEAVRQVLRKLARQGDVHQVVRDLFYHRDVVHELARLVAGIANGHGGALGASGFRDATGLGRKRAIQILEFFDRIGYTRFQREVHWLRPDSHLREALACESGA